One segment of Plasmodium gaboni strain SY75 chromosome 3, whole genome shotgun sequence DNA contains the following:
- a CDS encoding putative HVA22/TB2/DP1 family protein: MKMTKLYKHKEKDERINTSLNSLKRISSNVFSDKLNNLDVSRVFNNIDNYVKKYPFLNNIGKKFGVKPSYIIVPFSIFIFLSLVFGWGAAIICNVVGFAYPAYQSFKAVESQSRDETKLWLTYWVVFSLFFFIEYLIDIILFWVPFYYLIKLLFLLYLYMPQVRGAVMVYNYIIRPILLKHEKIIDDTVQKISQTATSHLTQITGNLTEKLVQEGIRRRHI, from the exons atgaaaatgacCAAGTTGTATAAACATAAAGAAAAAGACGAAAGGATCAATACATCACTGAATAGTCTTAAAAGAATATCATCAAACGTTTTTAGtgataaattaaataatttagaTGTTAGTAGAGTATTTAACAATATAGATAATtatgttaaaaaatatcCATTCTTAAATAATATAGGGAAAAAATTTGGTGTTAAACCATCTTATATTATCGTACCtttttccatatttatatttctttctttAGTTTTTGGATGGGGTGCTGCAATTATTTGTAATGTCGTTGGCTTTGCTTATCCGg CGTATCAATCCTTCAAAGCTGTTGAATCTCAAAGCAGAGATGAAACTAAATTATGGTTAACATATTGGGTGgttttttctttgtttttttttattgaatatttaattgacataatattattttggGTACCTTTTTATTACCTAATAAAATTgctttttcttttatatttgtatatgCCCCAGGTACGAGGAGCAGTAATGGTATACAACTATATAATTCGTCCCATTTTATTGAAacatgaaaaaattatagaTGACACTGTTCAGAAAATTAGCCAAACGGCAACTAGCCATTTAACTCAAATCACAGGAAATTTAACGGAGAAGTTAGTACAGGAAGGAATAAGAAGAAGACACATATGA
- a CDS encoding putative 40S ribosomal protein S15A, with protein MVRMSVLADCLKTINNAEKRGRRQVLIRPSSKVVIKFLQYMQKKGYIGSFEIVDDHRSGKIVVNLLGRINKCAVISP; from the coding sequence ATGGTACGAATGAGCGTTTTAGCTGACTGTTTAAAAACCATAAACAATGCCGAGAAAAGAGGAAGGCGACAAGTTTTAATAAGACCTTCCTCAAAAGTTgtaattaaatttttacAATATATGCAAAAGAAAGGATATATAGGAAGTTTTGAAATAGTTGATGACCACCGATCAGGAAAAATTGTTGTGAATTTGTTAGGAAGAATAAACAAATGTGCCGTTATATCACCAAG